Below is a window of Aedes aegypti strain LVP_AGWG unplaced genomic scaffold, AaegL5.0 Primary Assembly AGWG_AaegL5_hic_scaff_1759_PBJ_arrow, whole genome shotgun sequence DNA.
tgaaataatcatgtaagtctattagcccgttttaagtcattttgttatatacaaacaccattctattttgatttatatcgaagtttatcaaaaacacaaaagtgtacaaactctagaacaatcatcaccaaattagaactttttggtaagaaaCTATTTTGTAACCTTTTAGTCTCCATGTGGGGAGAGATTCATGTCTGTTCAAAGATCAAGATTCCAGCAAATTTGGGATGGGATGATCCTGTGAAGAAATTTGAGTAgtttgaatcttgaaaaatcgctATAATATGCCGAGTGTGCGGATTATGGGTCACGTTTGGAATtttagacaaaacggtacttgattacgaaaaacaacaaataaacaTTGAAATATGACTAGTGATCTAGTGAGGACATTAGTTGGTAAGacatgaaaagcaaattgtacgatagtttttgtttgaatatatatgatcaatttttcaatgaaatagaTCCTCTCAAGAAAtatgggaatcccgggaaacagaaaacaATTTCCTGAGAAACGGGtatctcagaaaatttttccaaggattggAAAGCCTATTTCAGAAGCCATGCTTTACAAATATTTTACATAGGAAAAATTGAAGTTTGCTCCAAAGAATTTCCTGGAAgctttttgatgaatttcttgtGTAGTCCTGACGCAAACTCATGCAAGGATTCCTACATAAATCACTTGTAGCACAAAAGTCATGTGATTAATGTTAGTAAGCATATATTATGCATATGCTCGAGGTTATGTATATTGAATTCTAGTGATTGAAATAAATTGCAATTTGAACAACGAGAATATTTCAGCTGTCTGTTCTTATGAGTAATTCCACATTGACTATTATTGACCAAGAGATTTTTCTTCCGAGTGgttatttttgcatttgtttatTGAAGCTGGTCTATCCCCTGCGAGAATTTGCAATCTTGATCCTCGTCCGGTAGGATTAGAACTCACGACGCTGAGCCCCAGCATGATTTTGCTAAATAGCTGCGTATTGACCGCTACAGCTGTTGGACCCCAGTAGAAATGCTTTGAAGAATTGATAGGATAATCCTCGAAAACAAAAAGATGGAGATACTATATccgttagattttttttgtggaatcctTGGATATACAGATTTTATCAAGATCTAAACAAAAAATGTATACTCCTGTGTTTCGTATAATGCacataaagcctgtccacgataaatttcggacacggatggcgggtgtaccacagaaagttcgagaattttacagaaagaaggattaacatccttgtcaactgtttattttgtagatataactcttttattctgaaataaacaattgtttttgttgaattatgagtaacttttttttgctgccattatttgggtgtccgaaatttaacgtggacaggctttaataTAAGCGTGACCTATCATGGAATTTAGCAAGATATGTAATGTAAACAGAGGACTTTcttagtggttagagtccgtggctacaaagcaaagccttgctgaaggtgtgaagcaggctctgtcccagtggggacgtaatgccaagaataagaagacaTGATGTATTTGtattttcttttgcaaaacTCGAAGACCACAAATGCAACTCTCAAGCATTAGGATCAGGGAATGGAGCACTTGATCAGAAATCCTTCTTAAATAATGATGAAAATATAATAGGATGAGTTTGGATCGTTAAacagtagtttacgcaacaacttgtagaatgacgatttttacagcacgactCGCACATTTATCGAACGAGgcttctgcaacgagttgcgtacagcattttttgtaatttcgtaGTAGACCCACTTGAGGTTATCAGAAATCATATTAGGATGCATTTAGCATTACtttgtatattttttgaattgttgtgtaatgattcattacgtaactcaACACAGTTGGGTAATGGAAAAACGTTGCGTAATATTCATTACGCAAATGATTTCAGgtacgtaatgactattaccacactgcataattcagtgcaaaGTAAAGTAGACCGTtttatgacagattggcgtgaagaaaaacagcctattacaatgagagattgcaaaaaataaaatccttCATATGTTTCGTTCGtgattcataataaaataattctctCATTATTTTGCCTCTCTTACTAGCAccttactgccgtgaatcgcaagtcagtcccatctgtaaaaagtaggcattgagaaaatcggCTACGAagatcaaaaattcgttttccatacgaatattcaaaaaattccagaagatttaaacatgttccaatcttaatgcaactttcacaatttgtatTTCACTATGATATCtatcagagaaaaaaaaaataaaaatgttcagaacacggttcatttttgtgttacacggtgcggaatcCAGTAGtgtgactgatatgcggttacttttcattatgggacaatttgacttgttgtttttttcttaatttttccgaacaaattatattgtatcattagtgcagctgaaagggCTTTGGAAGATATGTAGAAAACTGAActaaactcaattttgacaaaaatgcagatgggactgacttgcaattCACGGCAGCTTAGCAGATAaaaattttctataaattacgccaaaatttataaaagcttaaataaaattttgtgaaaaaaaaaacagatgttTTCCCAAGAAACTGCACGCATTTCTTGTTGAAGAGGAAATTAGGAATTCCTCATGAATCTTCTGATCCAAGCAATATTCATCTAGCAAGCACTCCATGGTGGCGGGAGCATCTTTAATTTCACTTGGCATAAGTTTCAGAGTTATTAATTGTTCTGTTATAATTTCTTTTACTGGAGGTTGCGACTGGAAGTTTAAACATAAATTCTTGTTTGTCGGCTATCTCAATCTTAATATGCAAACGAATTTTATTTCACCAGAGGATTTTTTCTGTAATACTATTTTGTTTCAACCACATCTTGTTGGTAGAATAATTCTGAATTGATGCAAGGGCtcattgaaattatttgaaatcagaaTTCAATCAAAGTTCAATCAGTTTCGGtactatttttcataattttacatTTCAAACTCAGCGGTTCATCAACGGATCTAACTTATTCAGCATGTAGCATTGAAAGCGAAAGAAAATGCTCATCATGTAGGATCATCATGTAATATCAGACATCTGAACTGAGTAAAATATCTGTACAAAAGCCATGGCAGCATAGCAGtgtaatcaaatttaaaaacagaAATATACCGATATGTCACCTTGTTCTTCAAGATAATCATCTGATATCTAGAGAGATGGAATCATATTTTAAAGAGCACTTGGATTACTGATAATATCTTTTACCATCCGAAGATGATCAAAGTGATCAGATGATATTGTAATGCCTGTATGGAAAGCACGAAGATTCTCTAGGAAGTCGTAAATATTTGTCATCTTGATCCTCAATCGGCAGGATTGGAACTCACTGAGTTCAAATTGATAACCAAATGTGtgtcaacatttatttttttaattctggtGTTAAATTTTTGAGAGATGAGTTCAATTTACATTCCAGAATTTGAGCAAGTTTTGTATGTTGAAAAGTCTACTTTGTTCATTAATTCACGCTATATAAAAATTCTATAGGAAAGGtgtgtgataacatattttattatcTACCTGTTACCAAACATGTCTGTCACGGatacaatgataacaaattttgttatcattcgcttttcattgataacaaaatatcaaaatgataacagcgataatGAAAGTTGTTATCTATTTGATATCATCCATATATCTGACTTTGCTCGGGCATCCCACTAAGTCAAAATTATTATATGGAACCTTacaacattttgtatgaatcgtcATATTTCACTGAACCCATACTATCCCCTAATAGCGTAACGTACTTGATGGGGCCttgcttagccgagtggttagagtccacagctacaaaacaaagtcatgctaaaggtgtctgggttcgataccccgtcggtccaggattttgtaatggaaatttttttgacttccctgggcatagagtatcatcgtaactgccacacgataatgactttggcaaagaaagctctcagttaataataactgtggaagtgctcataagaactctaagctgagaagcagtctctgtcccagtgtggacgtcaaaccaagaagaagagaagactCGTCATTTTAATGACCTATtagtatttaaatattttatgatttgGTATATTAGCAGAAAATAGAATATCCATGCCAATAACTAGCGACATATATCACGCAAACTATTAATTCACTACTCTAATCTAGGGCACTTTGCCTCTTTGTTATGACGAAAATCAAGTCTCTTTTATTTCTGCTTGCACAACGTTTATTACTTTTCCCAAAAGCAATAAAATTGACAATAAATTATTCAATTGGTTTGGTCGGATTATAGTTGTATGACACAATCAGATTTTGCCGAAATAGGCTTTtgttaaacattgtttttttgtttcgtattGTATCGCCGTTACATCATTGTGGAACGATTTTAATGTTTTATCAATCAACAAGCGTGGTGATTGGTTTAAACTAAATGCAAATAAAATGACCGATAAATGTGAATGGAAAATAATATCAGCTATGATGTCATGGCCATCATCTCGTCTTTTTTTCGAGCAGTAAATATTTCGTAATTTGAGTCCACTTTCCTCATTTTCACACCTGTGTGCTGTATGTTTTAACCGACTTAGATGGAAAAAGGTCAGCAGATGATGAGGCAGTGTAtatttactgttttttttatctcacttcgTTGCAGCTAAGAGGCAGATTTTCAAGTATCGACCAATAATCTTACATCGCTGGGCACCACTTGGGACGGAAAAAAGCAAGGCTTGAAAATGAAAGTAGCGGTTGCAGCGGTTATGCTGATTTGCATTAGTGAGTATCGCTGCTTTCCTGTATTTTTTCCTTAGCTGCTAGTTACgttgttttgtgaaaattgatgCTGTGAAAGAAAATAACTAAATCTCTTTTGCGATTGTTATTTAACCAGGTACCATTGAGGCGCGGACCAAAGCTGAAAAACGAAAGGATTTCGAGTATGACTATGACTCGGCGGCGGCAAGTGCTGGCTATGGAGGTTCATATTCGCCCAAGTCGGGATACAGTGCCGGAAGTGGTCTTCGTTCGATTGCGCAAGGATCGGCCGATCAAGCGACATCTGCCGTGGCCAACCAGCACGCAGCAGCCAAGCAGGCTGCATATGTAGCTCAGAATACCCTGGCCCAGGCAGCGGCTCAAGCTGCGGCCACGGCACAAGCTGCTCTTCACGGAAAACAGGTTTTACTGCAAGGTCTGGAACAGCAGAGTCTGGAGGCGCATCAGGCACTCGATGCCGAGATTCAGCAATTGCAACAAGCCAAACGATCCGCGAAAGCAGCTCAACATGCTGCCCAACAGGCACTGAACCATGTTCAAGTGCTGACAGCCGCTCTGAACAACGCACAGGTGAGCATATAACCAGCTTGAGCTTAAATTGCGCGTGGCCGTGTTTGGCTTATCGTTTGACTTCTGAAGTATTGGATTAATGGGGAGGACAAAGCGAGATGACATAACATGCGATGCATAGATACACGAGCATTGCGTGGCTCCCATTGATTTAGTTATCGGTCAATTTGAGCTATCGCTAATTATAGACATTAGTTAAGTTTGAAGCTTTTCGGATAAGTATTAAGGGAATGTGAATTGTTCATGACCTGGTTTTGATTCGAGGGTGTATCCTCCATTATCAtcagtagattttcaatatttcaatgGTACAAAATTAAACATCAGGGGAATGTTATAAGTTAGGATAATGCAGTTTTATTTAGCTTTAACTTTAAGATTATTCAACAACTATCATGTTCTTAGTTTTTTGGTGCACCAATACTAAGGAGACCTGGCTTTAAAGTAATTAGGTAAGTTAGGTTCATGAAAATATTAGGATGTTCTCATACTAGTAGAACTTGTCTTTATAGGGCACtccaattatgaaaaaatcatattctGCATTATGGTACCTACCTCATACCAGGGCAAAACAAATGTTGATCGTTATTGATCGTATGATAAATTAGTATTGAGTAACACTAACTTAAGAT
It encodes the following:
- the LOC110680734 gene encoding uncharacterized protein LOC110680734; this encodes MKVAVAAVMLICISTIEARTKAEKRKDFEYDYDSAAASAGYGGSYSPKSGYSAGSGLRSIAQGSADQATSAVANQHAAAKQAAYVAQNTLAQAAAQAAATAQAALHGKQVLLQGLEQQSLEAHQALDAEIQQLQQAKRSAKAAQHAAQQALNHVQVLTAALNNAQVSI